In Bacteroidales bacterium, one genomic interval encodes:
- a CDS encoding aspartate aminotransferase family protein, translated as MSKSKFLYERALHVLPGGISRNLILRDPHPVYVAKASGFTVTDVDGKNYIDFSNNVASLIHGHAYPPIVEAVTEQLKKGTAYMLGTEIEIEFAELLTSRVPQFEQVRFVNSGTEAVMAMVKAARAFTNRPMIAKAEGAYHGSYDTAEVSQDPNPDNWGSYNNPKSVPHVVGTPDGVLNNVVVFPFNDAQTTIQILNNYKDKLAAILIDPVPHRISMVPAQRDFIYAIYDWCKAHNVLLCFDEVVTFRCDFQGAQENYPVKPDLTSLGKIIGGGFPIGALAGSKKIMDILNPRSTNYRYALSGTFSANPISMTAGKIAMEHYTQEKVNYLKALTERAKTQILDAAKSVGIPISLTGMGTFFRLFFTHPAPQHYRETYLYEQANKQAIKAALDYLYENGIIAINSLTFMPSTVMTEKEIDRLSEVILGMFKHVKPLIKEWR; from the coding sequence ATGTCAAAAAGTAAGTTTTTATACGAAAGGGCTCTTCATGTTTTACCTGGTGGCATTAGCAGAAATTTAATTTTAAGAGATCCACATCCTGTTTATGTAGCAAAAGCATCAGGTTTTACTGTAACTGATGTTGATGGAAAAAATTACATTGACTTCTCTAACAATGTGGCATCCCTTATTCATGGTCACGCATACCCACCTATTGTAGAAGCAGTAACTGAACAATTAAAAAAAGGAACTGCCTACATGTTGGGTACAGAAATTGAGATTGAGTTTGCTGAACTTCTAACCAGCCGGGTGCCTCAATTTGAGCAAGTACGTTTTGTCAACTCAGGGACAGAAGCTGTCATGGCTATGGTTAAAGCTGCACGAGCTTTTACCAACAGACCTATGATCGCTAAAGCTGAGGGAGCTTATCACGGCAGTTATGATACAGCAGAAGTTAGTCAAGACCCTAATCCAGACAATTGGGGAAGCTATAACAATCCTAAATCCGTCCCTCATGTCGTCGGAACACCCGATGGGGTGCTTAACAATGTAGTAGTTTTTCCTTTCAACGATGCTCAAACTACTATTCAAATTTTGAATAACTACAAAGACAAATTAGCAGCCATTTTAATCGATCCAGTTCCACACCGTATTTCTATGGTTCCTGCCCAACGCGATTTTATATATGCTATTTACGATTGGTGTAAAGCACATAATGTTTTACTTTGTTTTGACGAAGTAGTTACTTTTCGATGCGATTTTCAAGGAGCTCAGGAAAATTATCCAGTTAAACCAGACCTGACAAGCTTAGGTAAGATTATCGGGGGTGGATTTCCTATAGGGGCATTGGCCGGTTCCAAGAAAATTATGGATATCCTCAATCCTCGTAGTACCAATTATAGATATGCTTTGTCAGGTACTTTTTCAGCTAATCCAATTTCTATGACAGCTGGAAAAATAGCAATGGAACATTACACCCAAGAAAAAGTTAACTACTTAAAAGCACTCACCGAACGTGCAAAAACTCAAATTTTAGATGCAGCAAAATCAGTAGGAATTCCCATAAGCCTAACAGGAATGGGGACATTCTTTCGTCTATTTTTTACACATCCCGCTCCTCAACATTACCGAGAGACTTATTTGTACGAACAAGCCAATAAACAAGCCATTAAAGCAGCCCTCGATTATCTATATGAAAATGGTATCATTGCCATTAATTCCCTTACATTCATGCCAAGCACTGTGATGACGGAAAAAGAAATTGATCGACTTTCAGAAGTTATCTTGGGTATGTTCAAACATGTTAAACCACTCATTAAAGAATGGAGATGA
- a CDS encoding RecX family transcriptional regulator, whose product MKTWTYSSALERMKKFCSLHEQCTYTVRLKLFQLQIPPQWHEQIIQELIKLQYLDDERYAQRYFEHRLSRHVAPKRIALELRSLHLKEEIIKHLLEKNQNVDEDEHLKEFLQKQLAQYHYLPNEKLTTRLFRSATRKGYDVEKIMEMISRLTSKENQSNEPQIHGDG is encoded by the coding sequence ATGAAAACTTGGACATATTCATCTGCTCTTGAACGAATGAAAAAATTTTGTTCGTTACACGAGCAATGCACTTACACAGTTCGACTTAAACTATTTCAATTACAGATTCCACCTCAGTGGCACGAACAGATCATACAAGAACTAATAAAGTTACAATATCTTGACGACGAAAGATATGCTCAACGTTATTTCGAACATAGATTATCCCGTCATGTTGCACCTAAACGTATAGCTCTAGAACTTCGATCCCTTCACCTGAAAGAGGAAATCATCAAACACTTGCTAGAAAAAAACCAAAACGTCGACGAAGATGAACACCTTAAAGAATTTTTACAAAAACAATTAGCTCAATATCACTACCTACCAAACGAGAAATTAACAACTCGTCTCTTCAGGTCAGCTACTCGAAAAGGTTATGATGTGGAAAAAATTATGGAAATGATAAGTCGTCTTACTAGCAAAGAAAATCAATCTAATGAGCCTCAAATTCATGGAGACGGGTAA
- the pcaF gene encoding 3-oxoadipyl-CoA thiolase, translating into MKEAFLCIGLRTPIGKYGGSLSTIRADDLAAYVIKKLVEKLPQIPPSDFDEVVLGCSNQAGEDNRNVARMALLLAGLPHTVPGVTVNRLCGSGMEAIDYAVRKIKMGSAHLIIAGGVENMSRAPFVFSKTEVPFSREVKVYDTTLGWRFPNPIMEKLYGIESMAETAENLAREMNISREDQDKFALWSQEKAWSAWEAGYFNEEVIPFPLPQPKGDPILFNRDEHMRQTSLEKLAALKPVTFPHGTITAGNASGINDGAAVVLVASEEAIKKYNLTPVARYIDSAVAGVPPRIMGIGPVLATEKLFSRLRIEWKDIDLIEINEAFAAQALACIRSWKLDDQDPRINPQGGAIALGHPLGMSGTRLVLTAMLQLQRKKLTYALCTMCIGVGQGISCLIEKL; encoded by the coding sequence ATGAAGGAAGCATTTCTTTGCATAGGCCTTAGAACCCCCATTGGAAAATACGGGGGATCTTTAAGTACCATTCGTGCAGATGATTTAGCTGCTTATGTCATCAAGAAACTTGTTGAAAAACTACCTCAAATTCCACCTTCTGATTTTGACGAAGTGGTTTTAGGTTGTTCGAATCAAGCCGGAGAAGACAACAGAAACGTTGCTAGGATGGCTTTATTGTTAGCTGGTCTCCCCCACACCGTACCTGGTGTCACTGTTAATAGGCTCTGTGGTTCTGGTATGGAAGCTATCGATTATGCAGTCCGTAAGATCAAAATGGGAAGTGCCCATCTGATTATAGCTGGAGGTGTTGAAAATATGAGTCGCGCCCCATTTGTTTTTTCTAAAACTGAAGTTCCATTTTCTCGTGAAGTAAAGGTATATGATACCACTCTTGGTTGGCGCTTTCCGAATCCCATCATGGAAAAGCTATATGGCATCGAAAGCATGGCTGAAACAGCTGAGAACCTTGCCCGTGAAATGAACATATCTCGTGAGGACCAAGATAAGTTTGCTTTATGGAGTCAAGAAAAAGCCTGGTCTGCATGGGAAGCTGGCTATTTTAACGAAGAAGTAATTCCTTTCCCTCTCCCTCAACCAAAAGGTGACCCTATTTTATTTAATCGAGACGAACATATGCGGCAAACTTCGCTCGAGAAACTTGCTGCTCTTAAACCTGTTACTTTTCCTCATGGTACGATAACTGCAGGCAATGCTAGTGGTATTAACGATGGAGCAGCCGTAGTATTGGTAGCCTCCGAAGAAGCCATTAAGAAATATAACTTAACGCCTGTAGCTCGTTATATCGACTCAGCCGTTGCTGGTGTGCCACCTCGCATCATGGGCATAGGACCTGTACTTGCTACTGAAAAATTATTTTCCCGGCTTCGTATTGAATGGAAAGACATCGATCTTATCGAAATAAACGAAGCTTTTGCTGCTCAAGCCCTTGCATGCATAAGAAGTTGGAAACTAGACGATCAAGACCCACGCATCAATCCCCAAGGTGGAGCTATAGCTTTAGGACATCCCCTTGGTATGTCGGGAACTAGACTTGTGCTAACTGCTATGCTTCAACTTCAAAGAAAAAAACTCACATACGCTCTCTGTACCATGTGTATCGGAGTAGGCCAAGGAATTTCTTGCCTTATCGAAAAGCTTTAA
- a CDS encoding TIM44-like domain-containing protein: MKKGHLNFRAVFFLILSLGTILFLLARAGGGGGESNGGGGYSGSGDNLIGDLIFFILVYVPFPWNLIIIGGLIGAIYFYNKKTKQKTILNKIPATTDDFIDKFQEVKNIDPDFDLISFSEKVKHAFIKIQEAWSKQSIRSIRKFISDGLFQRFNAQFIMMKQIEQKNIITDIKIQNIKIIDIKIDGNYLVMDVAIAASMTDQFRSKKIPSLKEVYTEPFVEIWTFIRKTGFRKDANLYQGQHCPQCGAILEELESEVCQCPYCNTILNTGEFDWILSEITQIDDYPIAKKLSTKLNTFKTELSSLYSRDPYFSIQWMEDKASNAFMQILIAHALDDSIRIRRFSSDDFFESYIPQEKTIYSRLYLNFVTLTNMWQQNNMDYLSFHIKVSYRRLRILNDSIDWIDYALTSESYILILKRDVNAALPKGSIYVHQCPCCGGTLEDTTLLTCSYCGELINSAKHEWIVHIMMKSEEYQQYIQDKYLLKTKKDTLNELYNIRDYVFNNICVILASDGQIDEAEMNYINELAKKLGYSTKKINGFLKAAQKGRLKLMYPSQKQKEKVLKQMKKAAEANQNITEEEKTVLISFEKNAA; encoded by the coding sequence GTGAAAAAAGGCCATCTAAATTTTAGAGCAGTATTTTTTTTAATTCTTTCCTTAGGAACTATTCTCTTTCTTCTAGCTAGAGCCGGTGGTGGAGGTGGAGAGAGCAATGGTGGTGGAGGCTATAGTGGTAGTGGAGATAATCTTATTGGTGACCTTATTTTTTTTATTCTAGTGTACGTCCCATTTCCATGGAATCTGATAATTATTGGTGGCTTAATAGGTGCAATATATTTCTACAACAAAAAAACTAAACAAAAAACCATCCTAAATAAAATTCCTGCAACGACAGATGATTTTATCGATAAGTTTCAAGAAGTAAAAAACATTGATCCTGATTTTGATCTCATTTCTTTTTCTGAGAAAGTGAAACATGCTTTTATTAAAATACAAGAGGCTTGGAGTAAGCAATCTATACGATCAATACGTAAATTCATTAGCGATGGTTTATTTCAGCGATTCAATGCCCAATTTATTATGATGAAACAAATAGAACAAAAAAATATAATAACAGACATAAAAATTCAAAATATTAAAATCATTGATATAAAAATTGATGGAAATTACCTTGTAATGGATGTAGCCATCGCTGCTTCTATGACTGATCAATTTAGATCAAAAAAAATTCCCTCTCTTAAGGAAGTTTACACTGAGCCATTTGTAGAAATATGGACTTTTATAAGAAAAACTGGATTTAGGAAAGATGCCAATCTTTATCAAGGGCAACATTGCCCTCAGTGTGGAGCAATCTTGGAAGAACTTGAAAGTGAAGTATGTCAATGTCCCTATTGTAATACTATTCTTAACACAGGAGAGTTTGATTGGATTTTATCTGAAATTACTCAAATAGACGATTATCCCATTGCAAAAAAATTGTCAACTAAATTGAATACTTTCAAAACAGAACTTTCATCGTTATATTCGAGAGATCCTTATTTTTCTATTCAGTGGATGGAAGACAAAGCTAGCAACGCATTTATGCAAATTCTTATAGCTCATGCTCTCGATGATTCTATTCGAATTCGCAGGTTTTCAAGTGATGATTTTTTCGAAAGCTACATCCCCCAAGAAAAAACCATATATTCCAGGCTTTATTTGAATTTTGTTACGCTTACAAACATGTGGCAACAAAATAATATGGACTATCTATCTTTCCATATCAAAGTTTCATACCGGAGACTTCGTATTCTTAACGACTCAATCGATTGGATAGATTATGCTCTTACATCTGAGTCATACATACTCATTCTTAAAAGAGACGTCAACGCAGCTTTACCCAAGGGTTCAATCTACGTGCATCAATGCCCTTGCTGCGGTGGGACACTGGAAGATACTACTTTACTTACTTGCTCTTATTGCGGAGAACTCATTAACAGCGCTAAACATGAATGGATCGTTCACATCATGATGAAATCAGAAGAATATCAACAATACATACAAGACAAATATTTACTGAAAACTAAAAAAGATACACTAAACGAATTGTACAATATTCGTGATTATGTATTTAACAACATTTGTGTAATCCTTGCATCTGATGGTCAAATTGACGAAGCTGAAATGAATTACATCAATGAACTTGCTAAAAAATTAGGTTATTCTACCAAAAAAATAAACGGCTTTTTAAAAGCTGCACAGAAGGGTCGACTTAAATTGATGTACCCATCTCAAAAACAGAAGGAAAAAGTGTTAAAACAAATGAAAAAAGCAGCTGAAGCCAACCAAAATATTACTGAAGAAGAAAAAACTGTTTTGATAAGTTTCGAAAAAAATGCTGCTTAA
- a CDS encoding Rne/Rng family ribonuclease gives MNKEIIIYAKPQEVEIAILEDKELVELHHEIDEKEFSLGDFYIGKVKRINASLNGAFVDIGHEKDAFLHYTDLGPQILSLQKFLQDVKSGKHVSLETFQLLPDTDKHGKISDVLQVNQEILVQITKEPYLSKGPTITTELSLPGRYIVLIPFSNRISVSQKIQSKVEKNRLIKIASSIQPSNFGIIVRTAAEGKLLDEIKTDLDETLAKWKNLVNKFKTLSPPAKVMSEISPSLAIIRDIANASFSGIYVDNANYYKKITDYLSHVSAELVPIVKLYTGKKPIFEHFGVDKQIKTLFGQKVHIKSGAYLIIEKTEALHVIDVNSGFKNDQKKNLEDIAIETNLDAAKEIARQIKLRDMGGIIIIDFIDMKDKNNQKLLYQTLKKEMQKDRAIHTILPPTKFGLVQITRQRLRPEKNIAVSEKCPACQGTGYISNQVAILRMLEDRIQYLRYEQNEKKLTIKASPILHAYLTKGFPSLRLKWMLKYRIFLSIKCSKQYDLLEYHFFDRKGNKIYF, from the coding sequence ATGAACAAAGAAATTATTATTTATGCCAAACCTCAAGAGGTTGAGATAGCTATTTTAGAAGATAAAGAACTTGTTGAACTTCACCATGAAATCGATGAGAAAGAATTCAGTTTAGGTGATTTTTACATTGGCAAAGTCAAAAGAATTAATGCTAGTTTAAATGGAGCATTCGTAGATATCGGCCACGAAAAGGATGCTTTTCTGCACTATACTGATCTTGGACCTCAAATTTTGTCATTACAAAAATTTCTCCAAGATGTTAAAAGTGGTAAACACGTAAGTCTAGAAACATTCCAACTCCTCCCAGATACAGATAAACACGGTAAGATTTCAGACGTTTTACAGGTTAATCAGGAAATTTTGGTTCAAATCACCAAAGAACCATATTTAAGTAAGGGTCCTACCATCACTACAGAACTAAGCCTCCCGGGAAGATATATCGTTTTGATCCCATTCTCAAATCGCATTTCCGTAAGTCAAAAAATCCAATCGAAGGTCGAAAAAAACAGATTAATAAAAATAGCTTCAAGCATCCAACCATCTAATTTTGGAATCATCGTACGAACAGCTGCAGAAGGCAAGTTGCTGGATGAAATCAAAACTGATTTAGATGAAACCTTAGCTAAATGGAAGAATTTAGTAAATAAATTTAAAACACTTTCACCACCTGCCAAAGTTATGAGCGAAATAAGTCCTTCCTTAGCCATCATCCGCGACATTGCTAATGCTTCCTTTAGTGGAATCTATGTCGACAATGCTAATTATTACAAAAAAATTACCGATTATCTATCTCATGTTTCTGCCGAATTGGTTCCTATTGTAAAATTATATACGGGGAAAAAACCAATTTTCGAACATTTTGGAGTTGATAAGCAAATCAAAACACTTTTTGGCCAAAAAGTACATATCAAATCCGGTGCATACTTAATTATCGAAAAAACAGAAGCTTTACACGTCATAGATGTTAATAGTGGCTTTAAAAACGATCAGAAAAAAAACCTCGAAGATATTGCCATTGAAACCAATCTGGATGCAGCCAAAGAAATAGCTAGACAAATCAAATTGCGTGACATGGGTGGTATCATCATCATTGACTTTATCGACATGAAAGATAAGAACAACCAAAAACTTTTATATCAAACTCTCAAAAAAGAAATGCAAAAAGATAGGGCCATTCACACCATTTTGCCACCTACGAAGTTCGGACTTGTTCAAATCACCCGACAACGACTAAGACCAGAAAAAAATATAGCAGTATCAGAAAAATGTCCTGCATGTCAAGGAACAGGTTACATCAGTAATCAAGTAGCTATCCTCCGCATGCTTGAGGATCGCATACAATACCTCCGTTACGAGCAAAATGAAAAAAAATTGACCATTAAAGCTTCCCCAATTCTTCATGCTTATTTAACCAAAGGATTTCCATCCCTTCGACTCAAATGGATGTTGAAATATCGTATTTTTTTGTCTATCAAATGCTCTAAACAATACGATTTATTAGAATATCATTTTTTTGACCGAAAAGGTAATAAAATCTACTTTTGA
- a CDS encoding 3-oxoacid CoA-transferase subunit B, with translation MNTIGWSNEEIARNVAEDLPDGAYVNLGIGLPELVANYIPEGREIIIHTENGLLGVGPSPSPNEEDYELINAGKKPVTAIKGASFFHHADSFAMIRGGHLDYTILGAYQVNEKGDLANWSTGNADDIPAVGGAMDLVQGVKNVFVMMRHTTKDGKPKIVKECTYPLTGKGVVTRIYTELAILEVTKAGLKVIRLAPHVNLEYLMQHTDAHIII, from the coding sequence ATGAATACCATTGGATGGTCAAATGAAGAAATAGCACGTAATGTAGCAGAAGATTTACCAGATGGGGCTTACGTCAATCTTGGAATTGGATTACCTGAACTTGTGGCCAATTATATACCAGAAGGAAGGGAAATTATTATCCATACAGAGAATGGATTGTTAGGAGTTGGTCCATCCCCCTCTCCTAATGAAGAAGACTATGAGTTGATCAATGCAGGAAAAAAACCTGTAACTGCTATCAAAGGTGCATCTTTTTTTCATCATGCTGATAGCTTTGCTATGATACGAGGGGGACACCTAGACTATACCATACTGGGAGCTTATCAGGTAAACGAAAAAGGTGATCTGGCCAATTGGTCGACTGGGAACGCTGATGATATTCCTGCTGTCGGTGGAGCAATGGATTTAGTACAAGGAGTAAAAAATGTGTTTGTCATGATGAGACACACCACTAAAGACGGGAAACCTAAAATCGTTAAAGAATGCACTTATCCTCTTACAGGTAAAGGTGTAGTAACCAGAATTTATACTGAACTTGCTATATTAGAAGTGACAAAAGCTGGACTTAAAGTTATTAGACTTGCCCCCCATGTTAACCTTGAGTATTTAATGCAACATACAGATGCTCATATAATTATATAA
- a CDS encoding M28 family peptidase, with the protein MKGIVCGLLLCFFIVKSQEQLCSKEDVTLYIQKVIDTLASHSFLGRLAGTKGDSLTREFIKKELKKLKKVHLRECFFTYHRDSQLVKTANVQAWLGDTSAGKFVVLMAHYDHIGYGEIKSRSFFKHEIHPGADDNASGVALLLALAGWLTSYLEMKQTSYAFLVVFISGHEDGLFGSKELLADLEKRKKYPNLVINFDMVGRLKDEIIVKNRTVWKDSLIDKLKPREVRIRFSNNEMFLTDAYVFENIAIPVLHITTGWHDDYHRTTDTPEKINFPGIQLVYDFVITLLTRLHEFEAH; encoded by the coding sequence TTGAAAGGAATTGTCTGTGGCTTGCTCCTGTGTTTTTTCATAGTAAAATCACAGGAGCAATTATGTTCGAAAGAAGATGTAACTCTTTACATACAGAAGGTGATTGATACGCTTGCAAGTCATTCTTTTTTAGGTCGACTTGCTGGAACAAAGGGAGATAGCTTGACACGAGAGTTTATTAAGAAAGAGTTAAAAAAGCTTAAAAAAGTTCATTTGAGAGAATGTTTTTTTACTTATCATAGAGATTCTCAGCTTGTTAAAACAGCGAATGTCCAAGCATGGTTAGGGGACACGTCTGCAGGAAAGTTTGTTGTTCTCATGGCTCATTACGATCACATTGGATATGGTGAAATCAAATCACGATCTTTTTTTAAACATGAAATTCATCCAGGAGCTGACGATAATGCTAGCGGGGTAGCACTGCTTCTTGCTCTAGCGGGTTGGCTTACTTCATATCTCGAAATGAAGCAGACTTCATATGCTTTTCTTGTAGTTTTTATTTCGGGTCATGAGGATGGATTGTTTGGTTCCAAAGAATTGCTAGCAGACTTAGAGAAAAGAAAAAAATATCCAAACCTTGTCATCAATTTCGACATGGTGGGTAGGTTAAAAGATGAAATTATTGTAAAAAATCGAACTGTGTGGAAGGATTCTTTAATTGATAAGCTTAAGCCTCGAGAAGTGCGGATCCGTTTTTCAAACAATGAAATGTTTTTGACAGATGCATACGTTTTTGAAAATATAGCCATTCCTGTCTTACATATTACCACAGGTTGGCATGATGATTATCATCGTACGACCGACACACCTGAAAAAATCAATTTTCCTGGAATTCAATTGGTTTACGATTTTGTCATTACATTACTTACCCGTCTCCATGAATTTGAGGCTCATTAG
- a CDS encoding 3-oxoacid CoA-transferase subunit A has product MINKIYPDIHHAVADIFDGAIIMISGFGEAGSPIELIHALIDQGAKDLTIISNNAGSGHVGLAALLEQRRVKKIICSYPKTSHSEVFPELYRKKEIELELVPQGTLAERIRAGGAGIPAFYTPTSVGTPLELGKEKRIFDNKEYVLEFALKADFALIKAKCADRYGNLTYNKTARNFGPIMCMAARTTIVQVEKIVEPGEIDPECVVTPGIFVQRVVHVPNPQHEHYLIAQNVRYP; this is encoded by the coding sequence ATGATCAACAAAATTTATCCAGATATACATCATGCTGTTGCAGATATCTTTGATGGGGCAATCATCATGATCAGTGGGTTTGGTGAGGCGGGTAGCCCAATCGAACTCATACACGCTCTTATTGATCAGGGTGCTAAAGATCTTACCATTATAAGCAATAATGCAGGAAGTGGTCATGTAGGTTTGGCTGCCTTGTTGGAACAAAGACGCGTGAAAAAAATTATTTGCTCTTACCCTAAAACTTCTCACTCTGAAGTATTTCCTGAACTCTATAGGAAAAAAGAAATAGAACTTGAACTTGTTCCTCAAGGAACTTTAGCTGAACGAATACGAGCTGGCGGCGCAGGTATTCCTGCCTTTTACACGCCTACCAGTGTCGGTACTCCTCTTGAGCTTGGCAAAGAAAAGAGAATTTTCGACAATAAAGAATACGTACTTGAATTTGCATTAAAAGCAGATTTTGCTTTAATTAAAGCTAAATGTGCTGATCGCTATGGAAATTTAACCTACAACAAAACTGCTCGCAATTTTGGCCCTATTATGTGTATGGCTGCACGAACAACCATTGTTCAAGTTGAGAAAATAGTAGAACCCGGAGAAATTGATCCCGAATGTGTCGTAACACCCGGCATATTTGTTCAACGAGTTGTTCATGTGCCAAACCCACAACATGAACATTATTTAATAGCTCAAAATGTTAGATATCCATGA
- a CDS encoding integration host factor subunit beta, giving the protein MSYFCKHFFNTKTMKKADLIATISEETGIEKNIVRKVIETYTELIKINLSKGEPVHYRGFGSFILKYRRPKKGRIISRKETILIPGHYIPAFKPANEFLNKIKESIK; this is encoded by the coding sequence ATTTCATATTTTTGCAAACATTTTTTTAATACAAAGACCATGAAAAAAGCTGATCTCATAGCAACTATATCCGAAGAAACCGGGATTGAAAAAAATATTGTCCGTAAAGTTATTGAAACTTACACTGAACTTATCAAAATAAATCTATCCAAAGGTGAACCCGTCCATTATAGAGGGTTTGGAAGTTTCATTCTAAAATACCGCCGCCCTAAAAAAGGAAGAATTATTTCCAGAAAAGAAACTATCCTCATACCCGGTCATTATATTCCTGCTTTTAAACCTGCCAATGAATTTTTAAATAAAATCAAGGAAAGCATTAAGTAA